The sequence CCTGCACTTGTCGTAGTCGACAATAAACGTGCTGCCTGCTTCTACAGCCAGAACACTTCCTTTATTATCTGCTATTTGTTTAAGGGTGTCAACCCCAACGGTCGGAATATCAAACCTGTCGTCCTGAAAAGGACGTTTGATTTTTATAACAACAGCTTTATTTTTAGCAAGCTTACATCCCCGTTCAATTGCGGCATCAGTTCCTTCCAGAGCCTCTACCGCCATGACGGCGCGCTTGCGGACTATTATTGTCTGACCTATGTCGAGCTCGCCTATTTTTTTCGCGATCGCAAAGCCGAATTCTATGTCTGCCTGTTCCTCCCTGTCCGGTTGGCGGGAAGAGATCTGCCCCTTGGGAGCGAGAAAGCGGGTGAGAACTTCGGTCTGTTTCATAATATTTATTCCGTTCGCTTCAAACTCCTCTTTGATGGCGCCCATGATTGTGTCGTCACGATAGTCTTTGAGCTTAAAAAGAAGCTTGAAAAGGGTCACATCAAAGCGGAGCCTGCCGAGGAGTACATCCTTGTCCACCTTTCCGGCGAACACCACATCGGTTACATCCGCGTTTTTGAGAGTCTTAATCACTTTGCCCACCTGAAGCGGTGAAAAGACAGGAAGATCCCCACAGTGAGGACGGAGAAAGTCTGCGACGCCATCCGCAAGGGCAATCACCATGTGCTCCCTTCCGGCGGCTTCAAGCTCTCTCTTCACCAGAAGGGGTATCTCGCCCCTTCCGGCTATCAATCCTACTTTACTCAAATTCTGACCTCTTCCGCGCCAATGCCCTTGATGAGCATATCGTCAATCTTGAGGGCAATTTTGAGAGATTTCAGTTCATGCTCAACAGTCACGACACGATTAACGGTTCCGTTGATGCAGTCGATGAAGTGCTTTATCTCCTGTTTAAGCGGGTTATCCTTGTATACAAAGAGCCTTTCCAGAATATACTCGTTTCTGTAATGAAGCTCCTTGTTGCCGAACACATGCTGACTCTGTGCGTTGCGGTATATGTTTATGTCCTGACTTGTGTAATCCAGAGTGATGAAGGCGTCCTTCTGGCTTATGCTCATTATCCTGTCTTTCTTCTGGGTAACACGGCTGACAACGATCTGCGCTGTTGTGCTGCCGTCAAAGCGGATGTTCACCGCGGCGTAATCGGGCAGCTCGGAATAGACCTTGGAGCCCGATGCCTGTATCTCAATCACATCCGCGTGCACCATGTTCACAATGATGTCTATATCGTGAATCATCAGGTCAAGTACGATGCTGTCTTTGGCGAAGTTCGGGTTGAAGGGTCCCACCCTTCTAGATTCTATCAGATAAGGGTTGTCTGCTATCTTGCGGAGCTCCTGAACCGCTCCGTTGAACCTCTCAACATGCCCTATGTGAAGTACAAGGTTCTTTTTCGCAGCGATTTCAAACAGCTTCTGAGCTTCCTCAAGGTTTGTGGTTATCGGTTTTTCCACGAGAACATGCTTGCCTGCCTCAAGGCATTCCTTAACTATATCAAAGTGATATTTTGTGGGAGCGGCAACAGTGACGGCGTCAACCTTTGGAAGAAGGTCACGGAAATCGGTGAAAGTCTCATATCTGAATCTGGTTTTCACTTCATCCAGAACTGCCTGTGAGGCGTCGCACATTCCGTTCATCTGCACATTCTGAAGTTCGTCGTATATGTTCAGATGGTATTTCCCCATCTTCCCTATTCCTATAAGCCCAACTTTAAGCATGGTTTCTATCTCCGGGAGAAGCCCCTTTTTGAGGGTGCCTCTATGAAATCAATAAACATTTTTATTTCATCAAACTGGGTGAGTTCCTTCAGTAGGGAAGGAACGCTTTCCCACGGGTTGGAAAGGTTTCCGTATATATGAAGAGCCTTTTTAAGCTCAAGCCTTGCCTCGCTGCTCATCCCTCTGCGGCGCAGCCCTACTATGTTCAGCCCGGGTATCCCGTCGTCAGCATAGAGGCAGAAGTGAGGCACATCCTTAGTCACGCTTGCCCTGTTGCCGAGCATCACCATTGAGCCGATTCGGGTGAACTGGTGAACAGCGGCGTAACCGCCGAACACTGTAAAATCTCCCACGTGCACATGCCCGGCCGTGCAGGAATAGTTAGTTAAGATCACGTTGTTGCCCACGACGGAATCGTGAGCGATATGAGAGCCCGTCATAAGGTAGCAGTTGTCGCCCACAAGGGTTATCCAATTTTCCTTGGTTGTTGCCCTGTGGATCGTGGCAAACTCCCTGATGACACAGTTTTTGCCTATCTTGAGCTTGGTGTCTTCGCCTTTGAAGCCTGTATCCTGCGGAGCCCCGCCCACATGAGCGTTGGCGCAGATTACCGTGCCCTCGCCTATCTCTGTGTGAATCTCAACCACGGCATTAACGCCGACCTTCACTCCGGCGCCGATTCGGCACCCTTTGCCCACATAGGCGCCGCGCTCTATTACCGCCGTCTCATGTACTTCACTGCCCGGATCAACATATGCAAGAGGACTTATCATTTCACTTCCCTCATAACCGCAGTAAGAACCGCTTCGCACGCCACTTCGCCGTTAACGCTCGCCACGCACTCAGACTTGAGGAGATCTCTCTTC is a genomic window of Geovibrio thiophilus containing:
- a CDS encoding LpxI family protein — translated: MSKVGLIAGRGEIPLLVKRELEAAGREHMVIALADGVADFLRPHCGDLPVFSPLQVGKVIKTLKNADVTDVVFAGKVDKDVLLGRLRFDVTLFKLLFKLKDYRDDTIMGAIKEEFEANGINIMKQTEVLTRFLAPKGQISSRQPDREEQADIEFGFAIAKKIGELDIGQTIIVRKRAVMAVEALEGTDAAIERGCKLAKNKAVVIKIKRPFQDDRFDIPTVGVDTLKQIADNKGSVLAVEAGSTFIVDYDKCREFADSRGISFLGI
- the lpxA gene encoding acyl-ACP--UDP-N-acetylglucosamine O-acyltransferase; amino-acid sequence: MISPLAYVDPGSEVHETAVIERGAYVGKGCRIGAGVKVGVNAVVEIHTEIGEGTVICANAHVGGAPQDTGFKGEDTKLKIGKNCVIREFATIHRATTKENWITLVGDNCYLMTGSHIAHDSVVGNNVILTNYSCTAGHVHVGDFTVFGGYAAVHQFTRIGSMVMLGNRASVTKDVPHFCLYADDGIPGLNIVGLRRRGMSSEARLELKKALHIYGNLSNPWESVPSLLKELTQFDEIKMFIDFIEAPSKRGFSRR
- a CDS encoding Gfo/Idh/MocA family protein, which encodes MLKVGLIGIGKMGKYHLNIYDELQNVQMNGMCDASQAVLDEVKTRFRYETFTDFRDLLPKVDAVTVAAPTKYHFDIVKECLEAGKHVLVEKPITTNLEEAQKLFEIAAKKNLVLHIGHVERFNGAVQELRKIADNPYLIESRRVGPFNPNFAKDSIVLDLMIHDIDIIVNMVHADVIEIQASGSKVYSELPDYAAVNIRFDGSTTAQIVVSRVTQKKDRIMSISQKDAFITLDYTSQDINIYRNAQSQHVFGNKELHYRNEYILERLFVYKDNPLKQEIKHFIDCINGTVNRVVTVEHELKSLKIALKIDDMLIKGIGAEEVRI